AGGGTGGCATTGcccatgtggggctgggggtcagggcagcaCTGCCAATGGGGCGCTGGGGGATTCAGGGTGGCACTGCCAATGGGGCACTGGGGGTTCAGGTGGCACTGCCAATGGGGTGCTGGGGGATTCAGGGTGGCACTGCCAATGGGGCGCTGGGGGGTTCAGGTGGCACTGCCAATGGGGTgaaggggagttcagggtggcaCTGCCAATGGGGCACTGGGGATTCAGGTGGCACTGCCAATGGGGCACTGGGCGTCAGGCAGCACTGCCAATGGGGTGCTGGGGTCAGGCAGCACTGCCACTGGGGCGCTGGGGGTTCAGGGGGGCACTGCCATTGGGGCACTGGGGTATTCAGGGTGGCACTGCCAATGGGGCACTGGGCGTCAGGGCAGCACTGCCAATGgggtgctgggggtcagggcagcactgccaatggggcgctggggggttcagggtggcACTGCCAATGGGGCGCTGGGGGATTCAGGGTGGCACTGCCAATGGGGCACTGGGCGTCAGGGCAGCACTGCCAATGGGGTGCTGGGGGATTCAGGGTGGCACTGCCAATGgggtgctgggggtcagggcagcaCTGCCAATGGGGTGCTGGGGGATTCAGGGTGGCACTGCCAATGgggtgctgggggtcagggcagcaCTGCCAATGGGGTGAAGGGGAGTTCAGGGCAGCACTGCCAATGGGGCGCTGGGGGATTCAGGGTGGCACTGCCAATGGGGCGCTGGGGGTTCAGGTGGCACTGCCAATGGGGTGAAGGGGAGTTCAGGGCGGCACTGCTGTCCCCCTGGAAGGCAGGTGCACCCTGTATCAGTAGCCAGGACACACACGTCTGCGACCCAGCTCAGACACTCACCCTGGTGACGAGGTGGCTGGCGGCTGCCGCGGGCAGCGCCAGGTAGACGGCGGCCGAGGCCAGGACGGCGCCCAGGCACTGGGCCAGGATGTAGGCGGCTCCACGCAGGGCATCCAGCTTGCGAGTGCAGAGGAAGGCCAGGGTGAGGGCCGGGTTGGCCTGGGCCCCGCTGACCTCGCCGAAGCAGTGAGCCAGCCCCACGGCCGCCAGCCCAGCCGTCAGAGCCGGCTGCAGGGCGGGTGGGGCTGTGACGCGCCCGGGACCGCCGGGGCACGAGGCCCCCAGCACCAGCCAGACGAAGATCAGGGTGGCAGCTGCCTCCGCCAGCAGGGAACGCCAGAAccgccggctccgcagctcctggggggggggacagtCAGCAACCAGGTGGGGGGGAACCATGGCAACAGATTTGGGGGTGTCTGGTCCCATGGCAACGGGTGGGTGGGCTGGAACCAtggctgcagaggggacactgttGGGAGGGCAGGTGGGTGGATATGGACAGACGGATGAACACAGGTGGGTGGGCAGATATGGACGCACGGATGGACACAGGTGGGTGGCTATGGATGGACAGACACGGGCAGGTGAATATGGGTGGACAGACACGGGCGGGTGGGTGCatatggatggacagacagacacggGTGGGTGGATATGGACAGATGGACGGATGTGGGTGGGTAGATATGGACACGGGCAGGTGGGTGGATATGGATGGACGGACATGGGCAGGCGGATGGGTGGATATGGACAGATGGACGGATGTGCGTGGGTGGATATGGATGGACAGAGGGACACAGTCGAGTGGGTGCATATGGATGGATGTGGGTGGGTGGATATGGACGGATGGACGGACATGGGCGGGTGGATATGGATGAACAGAGGGACACGGATCCATGGGTGGATATGGATGGATGGACCTGGGCAGGTGGGTGGATATGGATGGACAGAGGGACACGGGCAGGTGGGTGGATATGGATGAACAGAGGGACACGGATCCATGGGTGGATATGGACGGATGGACACAGGTGGCTGGATATGGCCGAATGGCCGGATGGGCAAGGAGTACAGAGAAGTTCTCCCACCTGCCCCAGGTGCCCATAGCCAGGGCTCAGCTGCCCGCTGGGTTCCGGGGTGAGGGCGAGGTGGGCAGCCCTTACCTCGCCGATGGCCATGCTGCCCGGCTGGCTCCTGAGGGCTCTGCTCTGGGAGACACAGGGTGCTGCGCTGCTCTCCCTCCAGGGATCCTcagacccccctccctcccctccaggccAGGCTCCTCTTAAAGGTACAGCAGCCATGGGCTCTGGGCAAGGGGCCGGAGGGGCATCGGGGCAGAGCCCGAGGGTGCCCgctgggcagagggggcagcAACATGTTTCCAGGGACACCTGCTCCTGGGAACCCCCCAGTCTCCTTAACCAACCCCCCAgcaaccaacccccccccaccgctctcctgacccacagccccctaccacctcagccctgggctcctgcactccccccagcgctgccaatgccccacattccctgccactcctgccccaggccccccgtcacctccagctctgctggtgctcctcatTCCTAACCCACAGACCCACCCCCATTCCAGCCCTGGACCCCCCAtcacctccagctctgctgatgcccctcactcctgacccgcagcacCCCACCttccagccctggactccccaTCACCTCCAGCTCttctgatgcccctcactcccaacccacagaccccccctcattccagccctggaccccccatcacctccagctcttctgatgcccctcactcccaacccacagacccccccacattccagccctggactccccgtcacctccagctctgctggtgctcctcatTCCTAACCCACAGACCCACCCCCATTCCAGCCCTGGACCCCCCAtcacctccagctctgctgatgctcctcactcc
The DNA window shown above is from Mauremys reevesii isolate NIE-2019 linkage group 25, ASM1616193v1, whole genome shotgun sequence and carries:
- the LOC120391303 gene encoding aquaporin-4-like isoform X4, coding for MAAVPLRGAWPGGEGGGSEDPWRESSAAPCVSQSRALRSQPGSMAIGEELRSRRFWRSLLAEAAATLIFVWLVLGASCPGGPGRVTAPPALQPALTAGLAAVGLAHCFGEVSGAQANPALTLAFLCTRKLDALRGAAYILAQCLGAVLASAAVYLALPAAAASHLVTRVSSEGHAGQALAMETFSTFQLVFTIFAVEDQRRRGAGEPGGLAIGFSVTAGALAAGTFSGGSMNPARSLGPAVLTGIWDHHWVYGISLGPV
- the LOC120391303 gene encoding lens fiber major intrinsic protein-like isoform X1; the encoded protein is MAAVPLRGAWPGGEGGGSEDPWRESSAAPCVSQSRALRSQPGSMAIGEELRSRRFWRSLLAEAAATLIFVWLVLGASCPGGPGRVTAPPALQPALTAGLAAVGLAHCFGEVSGAQANPALTLAFLCTRKLDALRGAAYILAQCLGAVLASAAVYLALPAAAASHLVTRVSSEGHAGQALAMETFSTFQLVFTIFAVEDQRRRGAGEPGGLAIGFSVTAGALAAGTFSGGSMNPARSLGPAVLTGIWDHHWVYWIGPSLGAVLAGLSYEFLFASSASREKLVACLTCRDIDIVETASVSRSSLSTAPQDAAQAKPPPKGEQR
- the LOC120391303 gene encoding aquaporin-4-like isoform X3, translated to MAAVPLRGAWPGGEGGGSEDPWRESSAAPCVSQSRALRSQPGSMAIGEELRSRRFWRSLLAEAAATLIFVWLVLGASCPGGPGRVTAPPALQPALTAGLAAVGLAHCFGEVSGAQANPALTLAFLCTRKLDALRGAAYILAQCLGAVLASAAVYLALPAAAASHLVTRGTFSGGSMNPARSLGPAVLTGIWDHHWVYWIGPSLGAVLAGLSYEFLFASSASREKLVACLTCRDIDIVETASVSRSSLSTAPQDAAQAKPPPKGEQR
- the LOC120391303 gene encoding lens fiber major intrinsic protein-like isoform X2: MAAVPLRGAWPGGEGGGSEDPWRESSAAPCVSQSRALRSQPGSMAIGEELRSRRFWRSLLAEAAATLIFVWLVLGASCPGGPGRVTAPPALQPALTAGLAAVGLAHCFGEVSGAQANPALTLAFLCTRKLDALRGAAYILAQCLGAVLASAAVYLALPAAAASHLVTRVSSEGHAGQALAMETFSTFQLVFTIFAVEDQRRRGAGEPGGLAIGFSVTAGALAAVYWIGPSLGAVLAGLSYEFLFASSASREKLVACLTCRDIDIVETASVSRSSLSTAPQDAAQAKPPPKGEQR